The following coding sequences are from one Streptococcus sp. NPS 308 window:
- a CDS encoding TenA family protein yields the protein METQDYAFQPGLTVGELLKSNQKDWQAAINHRFVKELFAGTIENKVLKDYLIQDYHFFDAFLSMLGACVAHADQLESKLRFAKQLGFLEADEDGYFQKAFKELKVAESDYLEVTLHPVTKAFQELMYSAVASSDYAHLLVMLVIAEGLYLDWGSKDLALPEAYIHLEWVNLHRGPFFTEWVQFLVDELNRVGKNREDLTELQQRWNQAVALELAFFDIGYEL from the coding sequence ATGGAAACACAAGACTATGCATTTCAGCCGGGTTTGACCGTTGGAGAATTATTAAAAAGCAATCAGAAGGATTGGCAGGCTGCAATTAATCATCGTTTTGTCAAGGAACTTTTTGCGGGGACAATTGAGAATAAGGTCTTAAAAGACTACCTGATTCAAGATTATCATTTCTTTGATGCTTTCTTATCCATGCTGGGTGCCTGTGTAGCTCACGCAGACCAGCTTGAATCCAAACTTCGTTTTGCCAAGCAACTAGGCTTTCTTGAAGCAGATGAAGATGGTTATTTCCAAAAGGCTTTTAAAGAGTTAAAGGTAGCAGAGAGTGACTATCTAGAAGTGACCTTGCACCCTGTAACAAAAGCGTTTCAGGAGCTAATGTATTCTGCTGTGGCTTCATCAGACTATGCCCATCTTTTGGTCATGCTAGTCATTGCAGAAGGTCTCTATTTAGACTGGGGTTCTAAAGATTTGGCTCTACCTGAAGCCTATATTCATTTAGAATGGGTCAATCTCCACAGAGGTCCTTTCTTTACAGAGTGGGTTCAATTTCTGGTTGACGAACTCAATCGTGTCGGGAAAAATCGAGAAGATTTGACAGAACTTCAGCAACGCTGGAATCAAGCAGTTGCTTTAGAATTAGCCTTTTTTGATATCGGTTATGAATTATAG
- the pyrE gene encoding orotate phosphoribosyltransferase produces MTLAKDIASHLLKIQAVYLKPEEPFTWASGIKSPIYTDNRVTLAYPETRTLIENGFVDAIKAAFPEVEVIAGTATAGIPHGAIIADKMNLPFAYIRSKPKDHGAGNQIEGRVAQGQKMVVVEDLISTGGSVLEAVAAAKREGADVIGVVAIFSYQLPKADKNFADAGVKLVTLSNYSELIHLAQEEGYITPEGLALLKRFKEDQENWQNA; encoded by the coding sequence ATGACACTTGCTAAAGACATTGCTAGCCACCTATTGAAAATTCAGGCAGTTTACCTTAAACCAGAAGAGCCTTTTACTTGGGCATCGGGTATCAAGTCACCTATCTATACAGATAACCGCGTGACTCTGGCTTACCCAGAAACTAGAACCTTGATTGAAAATGGTTTTGTAGATGCTATCAAGGCAGCCTTTCCAGAGGTAGAAGTGATTGCAGGAACAGCGACAGCAGGGATTCCTCACGGAGCCATCATTGCTGATAAGATGAATCTGCCCTTTGCCTATATCCGTAGCAAACCAAAAGACCACGGAGCAGGCAACCAAATCGAAGGCCGTGTAGCCCAAGGTCAAAAGATGGTCGTTGTCGAAGATTTGATTTCAACTGGTGGTTCTGTACTAGAAGCCGTGGCAGCTGCTAAACGTGAAGGGGCAGACGTTATTGGTGTCGTAGCGATTTTTAGTTATCAACTACCAAAAGCCGATAAGAATTTTGCGGATGCTGGAGTCAAATTGGTGACACTATCTAACTATAGCGAGCTCATTCACCTAGCCCAAGAAGAAGGTTACATCACACCAGAGGGATTGGCTCTCTTAAAACGCTTTAAAGAAGACCAAGAAAATTGGCAAAATGCTTAA
- a CDS encoding ATP-binding cassette domain-containing protein, with protein sequence MGLELRAIQSPIFSEPLDFTFHAEAFTLLVGSSGSGKSSLFQMIAQVSSLPYSGQVLINGSEVSQLSIIERVQTVGILFQNPNHQFTMENLFEELIFTLENIGHPLQEIDAKIAEVVRQCRCEPILHRPIHHLSGGEKQKAALAVLFAMNPRVYLLDEPFASIDRKSRIEILEILKELALDGKTVILCDHDLSDYEAYIDHMVELRDGQLREVFQIPTSEMTQVASKEVASSPELFHMDRTTCELDKRPLFSIADFTFYQGISCILGDNGVGKSTLFRSILQFQKYEGRIIWKGTVLKKKKSLYRDLTGVVQEAEKQFIRVSLREELQLDSPDSERNQRIFQALRYFNLEQALDKSPYQLSGGQQKILQLLTILTSKASVILLDEPFAGLDDRACHYFCQWIVEERNQGRSFLIISHRLDPLISVVDYWIEMTSQGLSHVKEVTITKPLISQSSNIQGEVR encoded by the coding sequence ATGGGGCTGGAACTACGAGCGATTCAGTCCCCAATCTTCTCTGAGCCTCTTGATTTTACTTTTCATGCGGAAGCCTTCACCTTGTTAGTTGGGAGCAGTGGTTCAGGAAAATCCAGTCTCTTTCAAATGATTGCCCAAGTCAGTTCTCTTCCCTATAGCGGTCAAGTCCTGATAAATGGGAGTGAGGTCAGTCAGCTTTCTATCATCGAACGTGTCCAGACGGTTGGCATTCTCTTTCAAAATCCCAATCATCAATTTACCATGGAGAACTTGTTTGAGGAGCTGATTTTTACCCTGGAGAATATCGGCCATCCCCTTCAAGAGATTGATGCTAAAATAGCAGAGGTGGTTCGGCAATGTCGTTGCGAGCCAATCTTGCACCGTCCCATTCATCACCTATCAGGTGGGGAAAAGCAAAAGGCTGCGCTAGCTGTTCTCTTTGCTATGAATCCTAGGGTCTATCTCTTGGATGAACCCTTTGCTTCTATTGACCGCAAGAGCAGAATCGAGATATTGGAAATTCTAAAAGAGTTGGCTCTTGATGGGAAGACAGTCATCCTGTGTGACCATGATTTATCAGACTATGAAGCCTATATCGACCATATGGTGGAGCTAAGAGACGGCCAGTTAAGGGAGGTGTTTCAAATCCCTACCTCTGAGATGACACAGGTTGCTTCAAAGGAAGTTGCTTCTAGCCCGGAATTGTTCCATATGGATAGAACGACTTGTGAGCTGGATAAGCGTCCCCTCTTTTCAATTGCGGATTTTACATTCTACCAAGGAATCTCCTGTATTTTGGGTGATAATGGTGTTGGGAAATCAACCCTCTTTCGGTCTATTCTTCAATTTCAAAAGTATGAGGGGCGCATTATCTGGAAGGGGACAGTCCTGAAAAAGAAAAAGAGTTTGTATCGTGATCTGACGGGTGTTGTTCAGGAAGCTGAGAAGCAATTTATCCGAGTCAGTCTGAGAGAGGAATTGCAATTAGATAGTCCAGACTCCGAAAGAAATCAGCGGATTTTCCAAGCTTTACGATATTTTAATCTGGAGCAGGCGCTTGATAAGAGTCCCTATCAATTAAGTGGTGGCCAGCAAAAGATTCTTCAGCTATTGACCATCTTGACTAGTAAGGCCTCTGTGATCTTGCTAGATGAACCTTTTGCAGGTTTGGATGATAGAGCTTGCCATTATTTTTGTCAGTGGATTGTGGAGGAGAGAAATCAAGGAAGAAGTTTTCTGATCATTAGCCATCGTTTAGATCCCTTGATCTCTGTGGTTGATTATTGGATTGAGATGACTAGTCAGGGTCTCAGTCATGTGAAAGAAGTGACAATTACCAAACCACTCATATCTCAGAGTAGCAATATTCAAGGGGAGGTAAGATAG
- a CDS encoding ECF transporter S component: MLKKWQLKDVILLAFLSIFFGGVFVGSGYLFDILTLILAPLGLQVFANEILFGLWCMAAPIAAIFVPRVGSATIGEVLAALAEVLYGSQFGLGALLSGLVQGLGSELGFIVTKNRYESWLSLTANSIGITLVSFVYEYIKLGYYAFSLPFVLSLLVVRFISVFFFCTILVRAIVKLYHQFAAGGKA, from the coding sequence ATGTTGAAAAAATGGCAGTTAAAAGATGTTATCTTGCTTGCTTTCTTGTCTATCTTTTTTGGTGGCGTTTTTGTGGGTTCAGGCTATCTGTTTGATATCCTCACTCTGATTTTAGCCCCTCTTGGTTTACAGGTCTTTGCCAATGAAATCCTCTTTGGTCTCTGGTGTATGGCTGCGCCCATTGCTGCCATCTTTGTTCCAAGAGTGGGAAGCGCAACGATTGGAGAAGTGCTTGCTGCACTTGCTGAAGTCCTTTATGGTAGTCAATTCGGTCTAGGTGCCCTTTTGTCTGGCTTGGTTCAAGGTTTGGGAAGTGAACTTGGTTTTATCGTAACCAAGAATCGCTATGAAAGTTGGCTCTCTCTAACTGCTAATAGTATTGGGATTACGCTTGTTAGTTTTGTCTATGAATACATTAAGTTAGGTTACTACGCCTTCTCCCTTCCTTTTGTCCTTTCCTTGCTTGTGGTGCGCTTTATTTCTGTCTTTTTCTTCTGTACCATCTTGGTTCGTGCCATTGTCAAACTTTATCATCAGTTTGCAGCTGGGGGCAAGGCATAG
- the lctO gene encoding L-lactate oxidase — protein MSYKTSNAEGPVDFINVFDLEAMAQQVIPKAAFGYIASGAEDTFTLRENIRAFNHKLIVPHTLCDVENPSTEIEFAGEKLSSPIIMAPVAAHKLANEQGEVATARGVHEFGSLYTTSSYSTVDLPEITEALQGTPHWFQFYFSKDDGINRHIMDRVKAEGYKAIVLTADATVGGNREVDKRNGFVFPVGMPIVEEYLPEGAGKSMDFVYKSAKQRLSPRDVEFIAAYSGLPVYVKGPQCREDVERSLAAGASGIWVTNHGGRQIDGGPASFDSLQEVAEAVDKRVPIVFDSGVRRGQHVFKALASGADLVAIGRPVIYGLALGGSVGVRQVFEHLNAELKTVMQLSGTQTIEDVKHFKLRHNPYNPTFPVDPRDLKLY, from the coding sequence ATGTCATATAAAACAAGTAATGCAGAAGGACCTGTAGATTTTATTAACGTTTTTGATTTGGAGGCAATGGCGCAACAAGTCATTCCTAAAGCTGCCTTTGGTTATATCGCTAGTGGAGCAGAGGATACTTTCACTTTACGCGAGAACATCCGTGCCTTTAACCACAAACTCATCGTTCCACATACGCTTTGTGATGTTGAAAATCCAAGTACAGAGATTGAATTTGCTGGTGAAAAATTATCTTCACCAATCATTATGGCGCCTGTTGCGGCTCATAAATTGGCAAATGAACAGGGTGAAGTGGCGACTGCGCGTGGTGTGCATGAGTTTGGTTCCCTCTATACAACCAGCTCCTACTCTACCGTTGACCTTCCAGAAATTACGGAAGCTCTTCAAGGGACACCTCACTGGTTCCAATTTTACTTTAGTAAAGATGATGGGATCAACCGCCACATCATGGACCGTGTGAAGGCTGAAGGCTACAAAGCGATTGTCTTGACGGCAGATGCAACTGTAGGGGGCAATCGTGAGGTCGACAAGCGCAATGGTTTTGTCTTCCCCGTTGGTATGCCAATTGTTGAGGAATACCTGCCAGAAGGTGCTGGTAAATCAATGGACTTTGTTTACAAATCAGCTAAACAACGCTTGTCTCCACGTGATGTAGAATTTATCGCTGCTTACTCAGGTCTTCCTGTCTATGTGAAAGGGCCACAGTGTCGTGAGGACGTTGAACGCTCTCTTGCCGCAGGTGCTTCTGGTATCTGGGTAACCAACCACGGTGGCCGCCAAATCGACGGTGGACCAGCATCCTTTGACTCGCTTCAAGAAGTGGCTGAAGCAGTTGATAAACGTGTACCAATTGTCTTTGACTCTGGTGTTCGTCGCGGTCAACACGTCTTTAAAGCCCTGGCTTCAGGAGCAGACTTGGTAGCTATTGGTCGCCCTGTGATCTATGGTTTGGCTCTTGGAGGCAGTGTTGGTGTGCGTCAAGTCTTTGAGCACTTGAATGCAGAATTGAAGACAGTCATGCAATTATCTGGAACTCAGACTATTGAGGATGTCAAACACTTCAAACTCCGTCACAACCCATACAACCCAACCTTCCCAGTCGACCCTCGTGACTTAAAATTGTATTGA
- the thiW gene encoding energy coupling factor transporter S component ThiW: MRNHRLQVHKLTILSMMIALDVVLTPIFRIEGMAPMSSVVNILAGILMGPVYALVMATVTAFIRMSTQGIPPLALTGATFGALLAGLFYKYGRKFHYSALGEILGTGIIGSIVSYPVMVLFTGSAAKLSWFIYTPRFFGATLIGTAIAFLAFRFLIKQEFFKKVQGYFFGERID; encoded by the coding sequence ATGAGAAACCACCGACTTCAAGTTCACAAATTAACCATTTTATCCATGATGATTGCCCTTGACGTAGTTCTTACACCCATCTTTCGAATTGAAGGAATGGCACCAATGTCCAGTGTAGTCAACATTCTTGCAGGAATCTTGATGGGGCCTGTTTATGCCTTGGTCATGGCTACAGTCACAGCCTTTATCCGTATGTCTACTCAAGGCATTCCGCCCTTGGCCCTCACAGGAGCTACTTTTGGAGCCCTCCTTGCAGGTCTCTTTTATAAGTACGGTCGAAAATTTCACTATTCTGCCCTAGGAGAGATTTTGGGAACAGGGATTATCGGTTCCATTGTTTCCTATCCTGTCATGGTTCTCTTTACGGGATCTGCGGCCAAGCTCAGCTGGTTTATCTATACTCCGCGATTTTTCGGAGCGACCTTGATCGGTACAGCCATAGCTTTTCTTGCCTTTCGATTTTTAATCAAGCAGGAATTCTTTAAAAAAGTACAAGGATATTTTTTTGGTGAAAGGATAGACTGA
- the tenA gene encoding thiaminase II — MEFTDIAMELSKEAWQASFHHPFILQLQEGNLEPDIFRYYLIQDAYYLKAFSEIYHLLADKTSNQEMKRLLKQNAQSLVEGELFIRQQFFKELEISDQEMEQHPIAPTCYHYISHIYRQFAEPNLGIAFASLLPCPWLYHDLGKALNRKPSPNPLYQQWIETYITDELEQQIREEGELVNQLYRESNEMDKQKMLDAFHISVHMEAKFWEMAYQHQTWTSDLQSLGKEKK, encoded by the coding sequence ATGGAATTTACAGATATTGCGATGGAATTATCCAAGGAAGCTTGGCAGGCTTCTTTTCATCATCCCTTTATTTTACAATTACAAGAGGGAAATTTAGAACCTGATATTTTCCGCTATTACCTGATTCAAGATGCCTACTATCTGAAGGCCTTCTCAGAAATCTATCACCTCTTGGCTGATAAGACTTCGAATCAAGAGATGAAAAGACTCTTGAAACAAAATGCTCAGAGTCTAGTGGAGGGTGAGTTGTTTATCCGCCAACAATTTTTCAAGGAATTGGAAATCAGCGATCAGGAAATGGAGCAACATCCAATCGCTCCCACCTGCTATCATTACATTTCTCACATTTATCGGCAATTTGCAGAGCCAAACTTGGGCATTGCTTTTGCTAGTTTGCTCCCATGTCCTTGGTTATACCATGATTTGGGAAAGGCACTTAATCGCAAACCATCCCCGAATCCTCTTTATCAGCAGTGGATTGAGACCTATATCACCGATGAGTTAGAGCAGCAGATCAGAGAGGAGGGAGAGCTGGTCAATCAACTCTATCGAGAAAGCAATGAGATGGACAAACAAAAAATGTTAGATGCCTTCCACATCAGTGTTCACATGGAAGCCAAGTTTTGGGAGATGGCTTACCAACACCAAACATGGACGAGTGATTTGCAGTCCTTAGGAAAAGAGAAGAAATAG
- a CDS encoding energy-coupling factor transporter transmembrane component T has protein sequence MIKVATQTPIISLFLLILSLETSFIPSIALNLSVVAFCILFMLYYRRFKMLAWMILLAILPSLANYWAVQLHGDASQAVMLGTRAFVTVCIGLVFVSSISLKELLLYLAQKGLSRSWAYALIVVFNAFPLIQKEIKSLKEACLLRGQELHVWSPLIYSKVLMTVFRWRHLYLRALSAHGYDEHAQVENSYRTFYIPKKTKLIYLLFFLLLQTSLFL, from the coding sequence ATGATCAAAGTAGCAACCCAGACACCGATTATCAGTCTCTTCTTGCTGATTTTATCCTTGGAAACATCTTTCATTCCTTCGATTGCTCTGAATCTTTCGGTAGTCGCATTTTGCATCCTCTTTATGCTCTATTACCGTCGATTTAAGATGTTGGCTTGGATGATTCTACTAGCCATTTTGCCATCTTTGGCCAACTACTGGGCAGTTCAGTTACACGGAGATGCTTCGCAGGCAGTGATGCTTGGAACGAGGGCCTTTGTGACCGTTTGTATTGGTCTTGTCTTTGTTTCCTCTATTTCCCTAAAAGAGCTTCTTTTGTACTTAGCTCAAAAGGGGTTATCACGGTCTTGGGCTTATGCCTTAATTGTGGTATTCAATGCCTTTCCCCTTATTCAGAAAGAAATCAAGTCCCTCAAAGAAGCTTGCCTATTACGTGGTCAAGAACTGCATGTTTGGTCTCCCTTGATTTACAGCAAGGTTCTGATGACAGTCTTTAGGTGGCGCCATCTTTATCTGAGAGCTCTGTCGGCGCATGGATATGATGAACATGCACAGGTGGAGAATAGCTATCGGACTTTTTATATTCCTAAAAAAACAAAATTAATCTACCTGCTTTTCTTTTTATTGCTTCAAACCAGTCTATTTTTATAA